Proteins from a genomic interval of Acidobacteriota bacterium:
- a CDS encoding DUF192 domain-containing protein encodes MYLEPRVSTQRFTKFWLASSLLIIAACSQSGIDPNPKIDTPPTPTAVPLPITILPDGFEVEMELATSPEETTTGLMFRPSLPANRGMLLLWQQERRATIWMMNVLVPLDIIFLDNAGEVVALVEDARPCSAEPCPRFSPEIQARAVLEIAAGGVAEHGIEVGSKLRFERVPGYPAPAVE; translated from the coding sequence ATGTACCTCGAACCTCGAGTGAGCACCCAGCGGTTCACGAAGTTCTGGCTGGCATCGTCGCTGCTCATCATCGCAGCCTGCAGTCAATCCGGAATCGACCCGAACCCGAAAATCGACACTCCGCCGACGCCGACAGCAGTTCCGTTGCCGATCACCATCCTCCCCGACGGATTTGAAGTCGAGATGGAGCTCGCGACGAGTCCGGAGGAGACTACCACCGGTCTCATGTTTCGCCCATCTCTTCCTGCCAACCGGGGAATGCTGCTCCTCTGGCAACAAGAGCGCAGGGCGACCATCTGGATGATGAACGTCCTGGTTCCTCTGGATATCATTTTTCTCGACAATGCAGGTGAGGTGGTGGCCCTGGTCGAGGATGCTCGGCCGTGCAGCGCCGAGCCGTGCCCCCGATTTTCCCCCGAAATTCAAGCCCGAGCGGTGCTCGAAATCGCCGCCGGAGGTGTCGCCGAGCATGGCATCGAGGTCGGTTCGAAGCTTCGGTTCGAACGAGTGCCGGGATATCCAGCCCCTGCGGTGGAGTGA